From one Peromyscus maniculatus bairdii isolate BWxNUB_F1_BW_parent chromosome 17, HU_Pman_BW_mat_3.1, whole genome shotgun sequence genomic stretch:
- the Saraf gene encoding store-operated calcium entry-associated regulatory factor, which translates to MAVVAVGRPGVARRPLLHLLSFLLVAGPALCWNDPDRILLRDVKALTLHYDRYTTSRRLDPIPQLKCVGGTAGCDAYTPKVIQCQNKGWDGYDVQWECKTDLDIAYKFGKTVVSCEGYESSEDQYVLRGSCGLEYHLDYTELGLKRLKESAKHQGFSDYYHNLYSSDSCGVSGLVTIGVLLALAFVVYKLFLSDGQASPPPYSEYPPYSQRYPRFTNAAGAPPPGFKSEFTGPQNPGFGSAFTGQGCDSSGPGFWTGVGAGGLLGYLFGSNRAATPSWYYPSHPPSYSGAWNSHTYSPLGGGAGTYSAPSSSNADCRTRTASGYGGTRRR; encoded by the exons ATGGCCGTGGTCGCTGTCGGCCGCCCGGGAGTCGCGCGCCGCCCGCTGTTGCACCTGCTGTCCTTCCTGCTAGTGGCCGGCCCCGCGCTGTGCTGGAACGACCCTG ACAGGATACTGTTGCGGGACGTGAAAGCTCTCACCCTCCACTATGACCGCTACACCACCTCCCGGAGGCTGGACCCTATTCCTCAGCTCAAGTGTGTTGGAGGCACAGCCGGCTGTGATGCCTATACCCCCAAAGTGATCCAGTGCCAGAACAAAGGCTGGGACGGCTATGACGTGCAG tgGGAATGTAAGACCGACTTGGATATTGCATACAAGTTTGGAAAAACTGTGGTGAGCTGTGAAGGCTACGAGTCCTCCGAAGACCAGTATGTCCTCAGGGGTTCCTGCGGCTTGGAGTACCACTTGGATTACACAGAGCTGGGCCTGAAGAGGCTGAAGGAGTCTGCAAAGCACCAGGGCTTCTCTGATTATTACCACAATCTGTACTCCTCCGATTCCTGTGGCGTTAGCGGGCTGGTTACCATTGGAGTGCTCCTTGCTCTGGCCTTTGTGGTTTATAAACTGTTCCTCAGTGATGGCCAGGCCTCTCCTCCACCCTACTCCGAGTACCCTCCATATTCCCAGCGCTATCCGAGGTTTACCAATGCTGCAGGAGCACCTCCGCCAGGCTTTAAGTCTGAGTTCACAG gaCCACAGAATCCTGGCTTTGGGAGTGCTTTCACAGGACAAGGCTGTGACAGTTCAGGGCCGGGGTTCTGGACTGGCGTGGGTGCCGGAGGACTGTTAGGGTATTTGTTCGGGAGTAACAG GGCGGCGACCCCCTCGTGGTACTACCCATCTCACCCTCCGTCATACTCTGGCGCCTGGAATAGTCATACCTACTCACCACTGGGTGGGGGTGCGGGGACTTATTCTGCACCCTCAAGCTCCAATGCAGACTGCAGAACCAGAACAGCATCAG